The Prionailurus viverrinus isolate Anna chromosome B4, UM_Priviv_1.0, whole genome shotgun sequence genome has a window encoding:
- the LOC125170004 gene encoding keratin, type II cytoskeletal 73: protein MNRQFTYKSGAAAKGGFSGCSAVLSGGSSSSYQAGGKGLSGGFGSRSLYSLGGTRSISLNMASGSGRAGGYGFGRNRASGFAGSMFGSVALGPVCPTVCPPGGIHQVTVNKNLLAPLNVELDPEIQKVRSQEREQIKALNNKFASFIDKVRFLEQQNQVLETKWELLQQLDLNNCKNNLEPILEGYISNLRKQLETLSGDRVRLDSELRSMRDVVEDYKKRYEEEINKRTTAENEFVVLKKDVDAAYMSKVELQAKVDALDGEIKFFKCLYEGEIAQIQSHISDTSVILSMDNNRNLDLDSIITEVRAQYEEIALKSKAEAEALYQTKFQELQLVAGRHGDDLKHTKNEISELTRLIQRLRSEIESVKKQCSNLEMAIADAEQRGDSALKDAWAKLDELEAALHQAKEELARMLREYQELMSTKLALDVEIATYRKLLEGEECRMSGEHTNSVSISVISSTVAGTTGTGAGFGFSGSGTFGYRPSSVSGGYGMLSGGCVTGSGNCGPRGEAKTRLGSASEFKDAQGKTSALSSPTKKTTR, encoded by the exons ATGAACCGCCAGTTCACCTACAAGTCGGGGGCTGCCGCCAAGGGGGGCTTCAGCGGCTGCTCAGCAGTGCTCTCAGGGGGCAGCTCGTCCTCCTATCAGGCAGGGGGCAAAGGGCTCAGTGGGGGCTTCGGAAGCCGGAGCCTCTACAGCCTGGGGGGTACCCGGAGCATCTCACTCAACATGGCCAGTGGCAGTGGGCGGGCAGGGGGCTATGGGTTTGGTCGAAACCGGGCCAGTGGCTTTGCTGGCAGCATGTTTGGCAGTGTGGCCCTTGGGCCTGTGTGTCCAACTGTGTGCCCTCCAGGAGGCATCCACCAGGTCACTGTCAACAAGAACCTCCTGGCCCCCCTCAACGTGGAGCTGGACCCTGAGATCCAGAAAGTGCGCAGCCAAGAGCGGGAGCAGATCAAGGCTCTGAACAACAAGTTTGCCTCCTTCATCGACAAG GTGCGGTTCCTGGAACAGCAGAACCAGGTGCTGGAGACCAAGTGGGAGCTGCTACAGCAGCTGGACCTGAACAACTGCAAGAACAACCTGGAGCCCATCCTCGAGGGCTACATCAGCAACCTGCGGAAGCAGCTGGAGACGCTGTCCGGGGACAGGGTGCGGCTGGACTCGGAGCTGCGGAGCATGCGGGACGTGGTGGAGGACTACAAGAAGAG GTATGAGGAGGAAATTAACAAGCGCACAACTGCCGAGAATGAATTTGTGGTGCTTAAGAAG GATGTGGATGCGGCTTACATGAGCAAGGTGGAACTGCAGGCCAAAGTGGATGCTCTGGATGGAGAGATCAAATTCTTCAAATGTCTGTATGAAGGG GAGATTGCTCAGATCCAGTCCCACATCAGTGACACATCTGTCATCCTGTCCATGGACAACAACCGGAACCTGGACCTGGACAGCATCATCACTGAGGTCCGCGCCCAGTATGAGGAAATAGCCCTGAAGAGCAAGGCCGAGGCTGAGGCCCTGTACCAGACCAAG TTCCAGGAGCTCCAGCTAGTAGCTGGCCGGCATGGGGATGACCTCAAGCACACCAAGAATGAGATCTCCGAACTGACTCGGCTTATCCAAAGGCTGCGCTCAGAGATTGAGAGTGTGAAGAAGCAG TGCTCTAACCTGGAGATGGCCATCGCCGATGCCGAGCAGCGGGGCGACAGTGCCCTGAAGGACGCCTGGGCCAAGCTGGACGAGCTGGAGGCCGCCCTGCACCAGGCCAAGGAGGAGCTGGCCCGGATGCTGCGGGAGTACCAGGAGCTCATGAGCACGAAGCTGGCCCTGGACGTGGAGATCGCCACCTACCGCAAGCTGCTGGAGGGCGAGGAGtgcag GATGTCTGGAGAACACACCAATTCTGTGAGCATTT caGTCATCAGCAGCACGGTGGCCGGGACCACGGGCACAGGAGCTGGCTTTGGTTTCAGCGGTTCTGGCACCTTTGGTTACCGGCCCAGCTCTGTCTCGGGGGGCTACGGCATGCTGTCCGGGGGCTGTGTCACTGGCAGTGGGAACTGTGGCCCCCGCGGGGAGGCCAAAACCAGGCTGGGCAGTGCAAGCGAATTCAAGGACGCCCAGGGGAAGACATCAGCTCTGAGCTCCCCCACCAAGAAAACCACAAGATAA